A genomic window from Vigna radiata var. radiata cultivar VC1973A chromosome 2, Vradiata_ver6, whole genome shotgun sequence includes:
- the LOC106780003 gene encoding sugar transport protein 1-like encodes MHTKFLDFWISLHMIRNQVLQWNEIWIAWFDFRWRLEIDTTESHGLANYRWALILSRVLFGLGIGSTHQSLSMYINEVAPYQYRRVLNMMFQLVTTIGIFVANLINYIAAKKEDGEGWRYSLXFEIFPLGIYXLXIXYLPESPNFXIERGLHEKAKRELIEIQNTTDVEEEFNDLVIVNECSRAMKDPWISLLKRQYRPQLTFAIVIPLFQQLTGINVIIFYAPILFKTIGFGAHASLMYAMIIGGCNVIATLVSIFTVNKFDRRTLFLEGGIQMFICQILITVAIACKFGLDGNVEMLPKWYAIVVVCGICVYVAGFAWSWSPLGWLDPSEIFPFEVRPTAQSINVFVNMIFTFVXAQIFTTMLCHMKFGLFIFFACLRIVMNTFIYKLLPETKXISIEEMHVIWQSHPYWKXFVKPIDVTISXEC; translated from the exons ATGCACACAAAATTTTTGGACTTCTGGATTAGCCTCCATATGATTCGAAATCAGGTTTTGCAGTGGAATGAAATTTGGATAGCTTGGTTTGATTTTCGGTGGAGGTTGGAAATTG ATACTACTGAATCACATGGTTTAGCTAACTATCGTTGGGCGTTAATTCTCAGCCGCGTCTTATTTGGTTTAGGAATTGGATCTACTCATCAG TCTTTGTCCATGTATATAAATGAGGTTGCTCCATATCAATATAGAAGAGTTCTTAATATGATGTTCCAATTGGTAACTACTATTGGCATCTTTGTTGCAAATCTCATCAACTACATTGCTGCGAAGAAGGAGGATGGAGAAGGGTGGCGTTATAGCTTACNTTTTGAAATTTTTCCTCTTGGTATTTATTNTTTAGNNATANTTTATCTTCCAGAATCACCAAATTTTTTNATTGAACGTGGTCTTCATGAGAAGGCTAAGAGGGAACTTATTGAGATTCAAAACACTACAGATGTTGAGGAGGAGTTTAACGATCTTGTGATAGTAAATGAATGCTCCAGAGCAATGAAAGACCCTTGGATCTCTTTATTAAAGAGACAGTACAGACCCCAACTTACATTTGCCATAGTCATTCCCTTGTTTCAGCAACTCACTGGCAtaaatgtgattattttttatgctCCTATTTTGTTCAAGACCATTGGTTTTGGAGCTCATGCTTCTCTCATGTATGCCATGATCATTGGAGGTTGCAACGTAATTGCCACTCTTGTCTCCATATTCACTGTTAACAAGTTCGATAGACGAACTCTTTTCTTAGAAGGAGGAATACAAATGTTTATTTGCCAG ATCCTNATAACCGTAGCAATTGCATGTAAATTTGGACTTGATGGAAATGTAGAAATGTTGCCAAAGTGGTATGCTATTGTGGTTGTGTGTGGCATATGTGTATACGTGGCAGGATTTGCATGGTCTTGGAGTCCTCTAGGATGGTTGGATCCAAGTGAGATTTTTCCATTTGAAGTGCGTCCGACTGCACAAAGCATCAATGTCTTTGTGAACATGATATTCACCTTTGTCANTGCGCAAATTTTCACTACCATGCTTTGTCACATGAAGTTTGGATTGTTCATTTTCTTTGCATGTTTGCGCATTGTGATGAACACATTCATTTACAAACTTCTGCCAGAGACCAAGGNCATTTCCATTGAAGAAATGCATGTTATATGGCAGAGTCATCCTTATTGGAAGAANTTTGTTAAACCAATTGATGTCACTATTAGTNATGAGTGTTAA